The Rhodopirellula islandica genome includes a region encoding these proteins:
- a CDS encoding UbiD family decarboxylase, with the protein MKHRSTRDVVEDLRAGGRLITVEDEVDPNLEMAEIQRRVYLRGGPAILFTNVRGCKFPMASNLFASLDQARYLFRDTLERVRRLIEVKLDPSALPKSPLRYAGVPMTALTMLPRFTRRGAVQANQCRLSELPGLKSWPMDGGSFVTLPQVLSADPTAPENLMRVNLGMYRVQLAGNQYDPEAQVGLHYQIHRGIGVHHREAMDRNESLQVAVTVGGSPAMSLAAVMPLPEGLTELTFAGALSGRRVRMIRGSHAPVYADADFAIVGRVDPNATMPEGPFGDHLGYYSLQHPFPFMKVDHVWHRKDAIWPFTVVGRPPQEDTTFGQLIHELTDPIIPTVIPGVKAVHAVDAAGVHPLLLAIGSERYMPYLRVKEPQELLTQANAILGNGQLSLAKYLWITDDPDDSLKIHDIGAFMQHILRRVDWRRDLHFQTKTTIDTLDYSGTGMNQGSKVVVAATGQPIRELATELPAGLSLPDGMSDPRLVMPGVIAVSATPFTGDSSKADVRALAERLAGQGDLSGVPLITLCDDSEFAAATLNNWLWLTFTRSNPAMDVDGVGVQVVDKHWGCRGPLIIDARVKPHHAPLLVEDAEVTAKVDARATRGDELAKYL; encoded by the coding sequence TTGAAACATCGAAGCACCCGAGACGTCGTGGAGGATCTGCGCGCCGGAGGTCGGCTGATCACGGTCGAAGACGAAGTCGATCCGAATCTGGAAATGGCTGAGATCCAGCGCCGCGTTTACTTGCGAGGCGGACCTGCGATCCTGTTCACCAACGTTCGCGGCTGCAAGTTCCCGATGGCGTCGAACCTGTTCGCGTCGTTGGATCAAGCCCGCTATCTCTTTCGAGACACGCTTGAGCGTGTGCGTCGATTGATCGAGGTCAAGCTCGATCCATCCGCCCTGCCCAAGAGCCCGCTGCGATACGCCGGCGTGCCGATGACGGCGCTGACGATGCTGCCCCGGTTCACTCGCCGAGGGGCTGTGCAAGCGAATCAGTGCCGGCTCAGTGAATTGCCGGGGCTGAAGTCCTGGCCGATGGACGGCGGTTCCTTTGTGACGTTGCCGCAAGTTCTCTCGGCAGACCCCACCGCGCCCGAGAATCTGATGCGAGTCAACCTGGGCATGTACCGAGTGCAGCTCGCAGGCAACCAATACGATCCCGAGGCCCAAGTCGGACTGCACTACCAAATCCACCGCGGCATCGGAGTGCATCATCGCGAGGCTATGGATCGCAATGAGTCCTTGCAAGTCGCCGTCACCGTCGGTGGCTCTCCGGCGATGAGCCTGGCGGCCGTGATGCCGCTTCCCGAAGGCCTGACCGAGCTGACCTTCGCGGGGGCTCTTTCCGGGCGACGAGTTCGCATGATTCGAGGTTCGCATGCACCGGTGTATGCCGACGCTGATTTCGCGATCGTGGGACGAGTTGATCCGAACGCAACGATGCCGGAAGGACCGTTCGGGGATCACCTGGGGTACTACTCGCTGCAGCACCCGTTCCCGTTCATGAAAGTCGACCACGTTTGGCATCGCAAAGACGCGATCTGGCCGTTCACGGTTGTTGGCCGCCCTCCGCAAGAAGACACGACGTTTGGCCAGTTGATCCATGAACTGACCGATCCGATCATCCCGACGGTCATCCCGGGTGTGAAAGCCGTTCATGCGGTCGATGCGGCGGGCGTGCATCCATTGTTGTTGGCGATCGGCAGTGAACGCTACATGCCTTATTTAAGAGTCAAGGAGCCGCAGGAGTTGCTGACACAGGCCAATGCGATTTTGGGCAACGGGCAATTGTCGCTGGCGAAGTACCTGTGGATCACGGACGACCCGGACGACTCGCTCAAGATTCATGACATTGGCGCGTTCATGCAGCACATCCTTCGCCGAGTCGACTGGCGTCGCGATTTGCATTTTCAAACCAAGACCACGATCGACACGCTCGACTACAGCGGCACGGGGATGAATCAAGGTTCCAAGGTGGTCGTCGCAGCGACGGGGCAACCGATTCGAGAACTGGCGACGGAGCTCCCTGCGGGCTTGTCCTTGCCCGATGGAATGTCGGATCCGCGGTTGGTCATGCCCGGTGTGATTGCCGTTTCCGCCACACCATTCACTGGCGATTCATCGAAGGCGGACGTCAGAGCTTTGGCCGAGCGTCTGGCAGGCCAGGGCGACCTGTCCGGCGTGCCGCTGATCACGCTGTGTGATGATTCCGAGTTCGCCGCAGCGACGCTCAACAATTGGTTGTGGCTGACGTTCACTCGCAGCAACCCGGCGATGGATGTCGACGGTGTTGGTGTCCAGGTGGTGGACAAACACTGGGGATGTCGGGGGCCACTGATCATCGACGCTCGCGTCAAACCGCATCACGCTCCGCTGCTGGTGGAAGACGCCGAAGTGACCGCCAAGGTCGACGCAAGAGCGACTCGCGGCGATGAGCTGGCCAAGTACTTGTGA